A region of Oryzias latipes chromosome 18, ASM223467v1 DNA encodes the following proteins:
- the cited1 gene encoding cbp/p300-interacting transactivator 1: MTFLLVTGKVPIEMKDLRSCPLTSFLHYPSSKASTVPLSPSAGPTSTPGASLLSAPFSKLQPISLQTGPHLIATMQLQKLNSHYQNLPGLPGAQKAFEGPQSGTGNQLLGLSAGIGGQDSGAGSMIDFDLVDEEVLMSLVVELGLDRANELPELWLGQNEFDFMCDVPAGC; this comes from the coding sequence ATGACATTCCTCCTGGTCACTGGAAAGGTCCCCATTGAAATGAAAGACCTCCGCTCCTGCCCTTTGACCTCCTTCCTGCACTATCCTTCCTCCAAAGCCTCCACCGTGCCCCTCTCCCCATCAGCTGGCCCCACCTCAACACCTGGGGCATCCCTGTTGTCTGCACCATTCTCCAAACTGCAGCCCATCTCCTTGCAGACAGGTCCACATCTCATCGCCACCATGCAGCTGCAGAAGCTCAACTCCCACTACCAGAACCTGCCCGGGCTTCCTGGAGCTCAGAAGGCCTTTGAGGGCCCACAGTCTGGCACAGGGAACCAGCTCCTGGGACTGTCTGCAGGCATTGGGGGCCAAGACTCTGGAGCAGGAAGCATGATTGACTTTGACTTGGTGGACGAGGAGGTCCTCATGTCCCTGGTGGTGGAACTGGGTCTGGACCGAGCCAACGAGctccctgaactctggctgggACAGAACGAGTTTGATTTCATGTGCGATGTGCCGGCTGGATGCTGA
- the hdac8 gene encoding histone deacetylase 8, which produces MSEDDGIGSKRRVAYVYSAQLLETCDTLSKVPKRASMVHSLIEAYGLLDHMSTVKPRVATMEEMSKFHTDSYLEHLHKISQDGDNDDPQSADFGLGYDCPVTEGIYDYAASVGGATLTAAQCLLDQKCDVAINWAGGWHHAKKDEASGFCYVNDAVLGILKLREKYERVLYVDVDLHHGDGVEEAFSFTSKVMTVSLHKFSPGFFPGTGDLCDTGLGKGRWYAVNVPLEDGIKDDRYYQVFTSVLQEVRAQFNPEALVMQLGADTMAGDPMCSFNMTPVGVSRCLQYLLQWQLPTLLLGGGGYNLPNTARCWTYLTAEVLGKTLSSEIPDHEFFTEYGPDYTLEISPSCRPDRNDSRHLEQVTRTIKGNLKNVV; this is translated from the exons ATGAGTGAAGATGACGGGATCGGCAGCAAAAGGAGAGTTGCGTATGTTTACAGCGCACAGCTCCTGGAGACTTGCGACACTTTATCCAAAGTACCGAAACGG GCCAGCATGGTGCACTCGCTGATCGAAGCCTACGGACTGCTGGACCACATGAG TACTGTGAAACCTCGTGTTGCCACCATGGAGGAAATGTCAAAGTTCCACACAGACTCCTATCTGGAGCATCTTCATAAGATCAGCCAGGATGGGGACAACGACGACCCCCAGTCGGCTGATTTTGGACTTG GCTATGACTGTCCAGTCACGGAGGGCATTTATGACTACGCAGCTTCAGTAGGGGGCGCTACACTAACAGCAGCGCAGTGTCTGTTGGACCAAAAATGTGACGTGGCAATCAACTGGGCAGGAGGGTGGCATCACGCTAAAAA AGATGAGGCTTCGGGTTTCTGTTATGTGAATGATGCCGTGTTGGGAATCCTCAAGCTCAGAGAGAAATATGAAAGAGTGCTTTACGTTGATGTTGACTTGCACCATGGAGATG GTGTTGAAGAGGCGTTCAGTTTCACCTCTAAAGTTATGACTGTTTCCCTGCATAAGTTTTCTCCTGGATTCTTCCCTG GTACAGGTGACCTTTGTGACACAGGGCTGGGGAAAGGTCGCTGGTATGCTGTCAACGTTCCTCTTGAGGATGGTATCAAGGACGACAGATACTACCAAGTTTTCACCAG TGTCCTGCAGGAGGTCCGAGCACAGTTCAACCCAGAGGCGCTGGTAATGCAGCTGGGTGCCGACACCATGGCAGGTGATCCCATGTGCTCCTTCAACATGACCCCGGTGGGGGTGAGCAGATGTCTACAGTACTTGCTACAGTGGCAGCTACCCACTCTTCTGCTGGGAGGAG GAGGTTATAATCTTCCCAATACAGCTCGCTGTTGGACGTACCTGACGGCAGAGGTGCTGGGAAAGACTCTGTCCTCTGAAATACCTGACCACGAG TTCTTCACAGAATACGGACCAGACTACACCCTGGAAATCAGTCCAAGCTGTAGACCAGACCGCAACGACAGCAGACACCTGGAGCAGGTCACCAGAACCATCAAAG ggaaTTTGAAGAATGTTGTTTAG